Proteins from a single region of Paraburkholderia sp. ZP32-5:
- a CDS encoding Hcp family type VI secretion system effector — MAQDIFLKINGIDGESTDAIHKDEIDILSWSWAVTQQSNMHIGSGGGAGRATVEDLSFEHYIDRATPNLTQYCLTGKHIDEAKLVVRKAGGNPLEYIKFTMNDVLVTAVEPSGVSNSESRPSEKVRLSFARLKQEYVVQNAQGGSGGAITATFDIKKNSA, encoded by the coding sequence ATGGCGCAAGACATCTTTCTCAAAATCAACGGGATCGATGGGGAATCCACGGACGCGATCCACAAGGACGAAATCGACATCCTGAGCTGGTCGTGGGCCGTTACCCAGCAATCCAACATGCACATCGGGTCCGGCGGCGGCGCAGGTCGCGCAACGGTCGAGGACCTTTCGTTCGAGCACTACATCGATCGTGCGACTCCCAACCTCACGCAGTATTGCCTGACCGGCAAGCATATCGACGAAGCGAAGCTCGTCGTGCGCAAGGCCGGCGGCAATCCGCTCGAATACATCAAGTTCACGATGAACGATGTGCTGGTCACCGCGGTCGAGCCGTCGGGCGTGAGCAATAGCGAGTCGCGTCCGAGCGAGAAAGTGCGTCTGTCGTTTGCCCGTCTGAAGCAGGAGTATGTGGTTCAGAACGCACAAGGCGGTAGCGGTGGCGCGATCACGGCAACGTTCGACATCAAGAAGAACAGCGCCTAA
- a CDS encoding DotU family type IV/VI secretion system protein, translating into MSDSIATLVRATALCAALLRGGAEIPAIHIWRARCSALVETLRQAMQDAQYPAALIDEASLAQSVLLDELTLRALPLAQHTEWSRESLQMRFHRVRDGASRVWERIDALLDKRHHDQAALELYGILLELGFSGGRADADACRRRVKLAVSRLPGSDTSAPVLAKNIGSSTRHPKQAFIMTFAVRYRALLVCFTLFVIGLMWLCIPRDSQPSSFAALGLVSLTAFCATALLAYRRSPAGHNNEAISLDTARELPVILVAGPYAAAAFEGSARMCTLRRTSDAVWMLVRTPDELAASIATIKISHQRLPDAVLMPVVPDGDRDDAQIRQEFSRWRYELDRTEGYRAAALPCYIAIYACLGAGGDAAASPIWFGDVMGASTTEPEIQHARHAASLIRSQLDQASLESMQPALAARRALGHAVVDWLEDVALLSILSSLANTAPLSLRGLLLSDIGYAPTHAGAWTRWLNGKTGLRPCPIPPKRQPLPLPKVPVRAFVERTPESGQRRPHWLASYAVAASAALVVASIGVPVWMMNSRPDSKRGVAAGFGGAWYQDEASLAALAHSGSKSAQREGVTIDNLSLFDSGKTTLKPGAELKLKAAIDLILANPGKRILIAGHTDDVGTSAANLMLSEARARAIRDWFVDNASLPVTRFAIQGYGDTRPLASNADSRGREMNRRVEITLVPDSRAD; encoded by the coding sequence ATGTCCGACTCAATCGCCACGCTGGTGCGAGCGACAGCACTGTGTGCAGCATTGCTGCGCGGCGGCGCCGAGATTCCAGCTATCCATATTTGGCGTGCCCGCTGCAGCGCGCTGGTCGAGACATTGCGGCAGGCCATGCAGGACGCGCAATATCCTGCGGCGCTCATCGACGAAGCCAGTCTCGCTCAAAGCGTGTTGCTCGACGAACTGACATTGCGTGCGTTGCCGCTTGCGCAACACACTGAATGGTCGCGCGAATCCTTGCAGATGCGTTTTCATCGCGTACGCGACGGCGCCTCGCGAGTCTGGGAGCGTATCGACGCATTGCTTGACAAGCGTCACCACGACCAGGCGGCACTTGAGCTATACGGCATTCTGCTCGAACTGGGCTTTAGCGGAGGCCGCGCCGATGCAGATGCTTGTCGGCGCCGAGTGAAACTGGCGGTGAGCCGACTACCGGGTAGCGACACGTCGGCCCCTGTGCTGGCGAAGAACATTGGCTCGTCAACGCGGCATCCGAAGCAGGCGTTCATCATGACTTTCGCAGTCCGCTATCGCGCGCTGCTGGTCTGCTTCACGCTTTTCGTGATTGGGCTGATGTGGCTGTGCATTCCACGCGATTCCCAACCGTCGTCGTTTGCCGCGCTGGGCCTTGTCTCGTTGACAGCTTTTTGCGCAACTGCTCTGCTTGCCTACAGGCGATCGCCAGCGGGCCACAACAATGAAGCAATAAGCCTGGACACAGCGCGCGAGTTGCCTGTGATTCTCGTCGCCGGGCCATATGCCGCCGCGGCGTTCGAAGGCAGTGCGCGGATGTGCACGTTACGCCGCACTAGCGACGCAGTGTGGATGCTGGTCAGAACCCCGGATGAACTGGCGGCATCGATAGCCACGATCAAAATTTCGCATCAGCGGCTGCCAGATGCCGTGCTGATGCCCGTTGTTCCCGACGGCGATCGCGACGATGCGCAGATTCGTCAGGAATTTTCCCGTTGGCGGTATGAACTCGATCGAACCGAAGGTTATCGCGCAGCCGCATTGCCTTGCTATATCGCGATTTACGCATGTCTCGGAGCCGGTGGCGATGCTGCGGCGAGTCCGATATGGTTCGGCGACGTCATGGGCGCGTCGACGACCGAGCCGGAAATTCAACATGCGCGACATGCTGCAAGTCTGATCCGAAGTCAGCTGGATCAGGCGTCGCTTGAGAGTATGCAACCGGCGCTCGCCGCACGCAGAGCGCTGGGGCACGCGGTGGTCGACTGGCTCGAAGATGTCGCGCTGTTGTCGATTCTTTCGTCGCTCGCAAATACGGCGCCACTGTCGTTGCGCGGCTTGTTGCTGTCTGATATCGGGTATGCGCCGACGCACGCGGGTGCGTGGACACGCTGGCTGAACGGCAAGACGGGCCTGCGGCCATGTCCGATACCACCGAAGCGACAGCCGTTGCCGCTGCCCAAGGTCCCTGTGCGCGCGTTTGTAGAGCGAACCCCGGAGAGCGGCCAGCGGAGGCCGCATTGGTTAGCGTCGTACGCAGTGGCGGCGTCGGCCGCTTTGGTGGTGGCGTCGATCGGCGTCCCGGTGTGGATGATGAACAGCCGGCCCGACTCAAAGCGCGGCGTAGCCGCCGGGTTTGGCGGGGCATGGTACCAGGATGAAGCATCATTAGCCGCGCTGGCGCATAGCGGCTCGAAATCCGCTCAGCGGGAAGGTGTGACGATCGACAACCTGTCGCTATTCGATAGCGGCAAGACCACGCTCAAGCCAGGGGCCGAACTCAAGCTCAAGGCCGCTATCGATCTGATTCTGGCTAACCCGGGCAAGCGAATTCTGATTGCGGGCCATACAGATGATGTCGGTACGAGCGCCGCGAATCTGATGCTTTCCGAGGCGCGAGCCCGTGCTATTCGTGACTGGTTCGTCGACAACGCTTCGTTGCCGGTCACGCGCTTTGCGATTCAAGGCTACGGCGACACGCGTCCGCTCGCCAGTAACGCAGATAGTCGGGGCCGCGAAATGAATCGTCGTGTCGAAATCACTCTGGTGCCCGACTCGCGAGCAGACTAA
- the tssC gene encoding type VI secretion system contractile sheath large subunit, with amino-acid sequence MAQRQSKIQAEETSSVTSQSDFNALLSREFKPKTERAREAVESAVQTLAQQALLTAATVSDDAYKNIESIIGEIDRKLSEQINLILHHDEFQQLESAWRGLHHLVTNTETDDQLKIRFMDVSKEDLRRTMKRYKGIAWDQSPFFKQIYEEEYGQLGGEPYGCLVADYYFDHTPPDVDLLSSIAKVAAASHAPFITGAAPSVLQMDSWQELANPRDLTKIFTQNLEYAPWNSLRNSEDSRYIGLAMPRFLSRLPYGINTNPVDEFNFEEATDGADHRKYVWSNAAYAMAVNINRSFKKYGWCTLIRGVESGGVVENLPCHSFPTDDGGVDMKCPTEIAISDRREAELSKNGFMPLIHRKNTDYAAFIGAQSLQKPVEYHDPDATANANLSARLPYLFACSRFAHYLKCIVRDKIGSFKERDEMQQWLNEWVMNYVDIDPANSSQETKARRPLAAAEVVVEDVEGNPGYYQAKFFLRPHFQLEGLTVSLRLVAKLPIVKEAA; translated from the coding sequence ATGGCCCAACGCCAGTCGAAGATTCAAGCCGAGGAAACCTCGAGCGTAACCAGTCAATCCGATTTCAATGCGCTGCTGTCGCGCGAATTCAAGCCGAAAACCGAGCGTGCGCGCGAGGCAGTCGAAAGCGCAGTGCAAACGCTCGCACAGCAGGCGCTGCTCACGGCGGCCACCGTGTCCGACGACGCGTACAAGAACATCGAGTCGATCATCGGTGAGATCGATCGCAAGCTGTCCGAGCAAATCAATCTGATCCTGCATCACGACGAATTCCAGCAACTGGAAAGCGCGTGGCGCGGCTTGCATCACCTCGTGACGAATACGGAAACCGACGATCAACTGAAGATCCGTTTCATGGACGTCTCGAAGGAAGACCTGCGTCGCACGATGAAGCGCTACAAAGGCATCGCGTGGGACCAAAGCCCGTTCTTCAAGCAGATTTACGAAGAAGAATACGGCCAGCTGGGGGGCGAGCCCTACGGTTGTCTCGTAGCCGACTATTACTTCGACCATACGCCGCCCGATGTCGATCTGCTGTCGTCAATCGCGAAAGTCGCCGCGGCGTCGCATGCGCCGTTCATTACCGGCGCGGCGCCGTCGGTGCTGCAAATGGATTCGTGGCAGGAACTCGCAAATCCGCGTGACCTGACAAAGATCTTTACGCAAAACCTCGAATACGCACCGTGGAATTCGTTGCGCAATTCAGAAGACTCGCGCTACATCGGTCTCGCAATGCCGCGTTTCCTGTCGCGTCTGCCCTACGGCATCAACACGAATCCGGTCGACGAATTCAATTTCGAGGAAGCAACCGATGGTGCCGATCATCGCAAGTACGTGTGGTCGAACGCGGCCTATGCGATGGCGGTGAACATCAATCGGTCGTTCAAGAAGTACGGCTGGTGCACGTTGATTCGTGGCGTCGAAAGCGGCGGTGTGGTCGAGAACCTGCCGTGCCACTCGTTCCCGACCGATGACGGCGGTGTCGACATGAAGTGCCCAACCGAGATCGCGATTTCCGACCGTCGCGAAGCGGAACTGTCGAAGAACGGTTTTATGCCGCTGATCCATCGCAAGAATACCGATTACGCGGCATTCATTGGTGCGCAGTCGTTGCAGAAGCCGGTTGAGTACCACGATCCGGACGCAACCGCGAATGCAAATCTGTCCGCGCGTCTGCCGTATCTGTTCGCCTGCTCACGCTTTGCGCATTACCTGAAGTGCATCGTGCGCGACAAGATCGGCTCGTTCAAGGAGCGCGACGAGATGCAGCAGTGGCTCAACGAGTGGGTCATGAACTACGTCGATATCGATCCGGCGAATTCGTCGCAGGAAACCAAAGCGCGTCGGCCGTTAGCCGCCGCCGAGGTGGTGGTCGAGGACGTGGAGGGCAATCCCGGCTATTACCAGGCGAAGTTCTTCCTGCGTCCGCACTTCCAGCTCGAAGGTCTGACCGTTTCGTTGCGCCTTGTTGCGAAACTGCCGATCGTGAAAGAGGCCGCCTAA
- the tssL gene encoding type VI secretion system protein TssL, long form: MSTDAYADNAFDFLTDATGSTSNKELPSALPAGGPSAADAAGQEPVVDPAAFAPPEDLQMRVERTRVAQNPLREAAQPLLRMLADMPAGLDSPVAMASLRALLVREIAAFQKVCDKAHLPWKHVAAVRYALCTALDEAANRTRWGGGGAWATRSLLITFEGEVDGGEKFFLLIGRMATDPQEYIDVLEVLYRILGLGFEGRYSVVVDGARHLEQIRQRLLTLISGARDTGRLELSPHWRGEEPGKMRLLRSVPVWVTASVAVLCVFSIFAWYKYRLLSESQTLSAKILAIGRPVEVKIEASVVRERLRLSVLLKNEIARGQLTVDENQRSSKVVFRGDDMFVPGQSRMRPELDPVLTKVAREVVRVGGHVTVTGHTDNQPIHTTEFPDNQALSEKRAAFVAGVLNAHGMPADRIVAIGNGDTQPVADNATAEGRSRNRRVEVLVTQ; the protein is encoded by the coding sequence ATGAGTACAGATGCATACGCGGACAACGCGTTCGACTTTCTGACAGACGCGACCGGCTCCACTTCGAACAAGGAGCTGCCGTCGGCATTGCCGGCGGGTGGTCCATCGGCGGCAGACGCTGCCGGCCAGGAGCCGGTCGTTGATCCGGCCGCGTTCGCTCCGCCAGAAGATCTGCAAATGCGTGTCGAACGCACGCGAGTTGCGCAGAACCCATTACGCGAAGCTGCGCAGCCGTTGCTGCGCATGCTGGCCGACATGCCGGCCGGGCTCGATTCGCCGGTCGCGATGGCGAGCCTGCGTGCGCTGCTCGTGCGTGAAATCGCCGCATTCCAGAAAGTCTGCGATAAGGCGCATCTGCCGTGGAAGCACGTGGCCGCGGTTCGCTACGCGCTGTGCACCGCGCTCGACGAGGCGGCGAACCGCACGCGCTGGGGCGGCGGTGGCGCGTGGGCCACGCGCAGCCTGCTGATCACGTTCGAAGGCGAAGTGGACGGCGGCGAGAAGTTTTTTCTGCTGATCGGCCGTATGGCGACCGATCCTCAGGAATACATCGACGTCCTCGAAGTGCTGTACCGCATTCTCGGTCTTGGATTCGAGGGGCGCTACAGCGTCGTCGTGGATGGCGCGCGTCATCTCGAACAGATCCGCCAGCGCTTACTGACGCTCATTAGCGGCGCCCGCGACACGGGTCGTCTCGAATTGTCGCCTCATTGGCGTGGTGAAGAGCCCGGCAAGATGCGCCTGTTGAGAAGCGTGCCGGTCTGGGTGACCGCGAGCGTCGCCGTGCTGTGCGTATTCTCGATTTTTGCCTGGTACAAGTACCGGCTGTTGTCCGAAAGTCAAACACTCAGCGCGAAAATCCTCGCAATCGGCCGCCCGGTGGAGGTCAAGATCGAGGCGAGCGTCGTGCGCGAGCGGCTGCGCCTGTCGGTGCTGCTCAAAAACGAGATCGCACGCGGCCAACTAACCGTCGACGAGAACCAGCGCAGCAGCAAAGTCGTGTTCCGTGGGGACGATATGTTCGTTCCGGGGCAAAGCCGTATGCGTCCGGAACTGGACCCGGTGTTGACCAAGGTCGCGCGCGAAGTGGTGCGCGTCGGCGGCCATGTCACCGTGACCGGGCATACCGACAACCAGCCAATTCATACCACCGAATTTCCAGACAACCAGGCGTTGTCCGAGAAGCGCGCGGCGTTCGTCGCCGGCGTTCTCAACGCGCACGGCATGCCTGCCGATCGCATCGTCGCGATTGGCAATGGCGATACACAGCCTGTCGCCGACAACGCCACTGCAGAAGGTCGCTCCCGCAATCGACGCGTGGAAGTCCTCGTCACGCAATAA
- the tssJ gene encoding type VI secretion system lipoprotein TssJ: protein MVPNLFSRFATWLRIASWLVLSGVGIGLTACSSTPVPVFKEQTNLRLRIAASENVNPNEWGNAAPIQVRVYELKSATAFESADFFTLQSEDKKVLGDDALVVDEFILRPGEQRDVMRKSNPATTVIGVLAGYRELGKSVWRAVYRLPVAPDAAWYRMAIPDKEQKLMIQLDQRAVSVSKTDQFR, encoded by the coding sequence ATGGTTCCAAACTTATTTTCCCGTTTCGCAACCTGGCTACGCATTGCAAGCTGGCTAGTACTGAGCGGAGTGGGCATAGGCTTGACAGCATGCAGTAGCACTCCCGTGCCTGTGTTCAAGGAGCAGACGAACCTGCGGCTGCGGATCGCCGCAAGCGAGAACGTCAATCCGAACGAGTGGGGCAACGCCGCGCCGATCCAGGTCCGAGTCTACGAGTTGAAGTCCGCGACCGCATTTGAGAGCGCCGATTTTTTCACGCTGCAGAGCGAGGACAAGAAAGTCCTCGGTGACGACGCGCTGGTCGTCGACGAATTCATTCTGCGCCCAGGTGAGCAGCGCGATGTGATGCGCAAATCTAACCCTGCTACGACCGTTATTGGCGTGCTTGCAGGCTACCGGGAGCTTGGGAAATCGGTGTGGCGTGCGGTCTATCGGTTGCCGGTGGCACCCGACGCCGCGTGGTATCGGATGGCTATTCCAGACAAGGAACAGAAGCTGATGATCCAGCTTGACCAGCGCGCTGTTTCGGTTTCAAAGACAGATCAATTTCGATGA
- the tssB gene encoding type VI secretion system contractile sheath small subunit, translating to MPVSNSSQKFIARNRAPRVQIEYDVEIYGSEKKVELPFVMGVLADLSGKPLEPLPAVGDRKFFSIDIDNFDERMKAMKPRVAFAVPNTLTNDGQLMVDMTFESMDDFSPAAVAKKVGALAQLLEARTQLANLQTYMDGKSGAENLVSKVLKDPALLEALANAPKPAESLKPQAASAGEPTINE from the coding sequence ATGCCGGTTTCCAACAGTTCTCAAAAATTCATCGCACGTAATCGTGCGCCCCGGGTTCAGATCGAATACGACGTAGAAATCTACGGCTCGGAAAAGAAGGTCGAACTCCCGTTCGTGATGGGTGTGCTGGCCGATTTGTCGGGTAAACCGCTCGAGCCGTTGCCCGCCGTCGGCGATCGCAAATTCTTCAGTATCGACATCGATAACTTCGACGAGCGAATGAAGGCCATGAAGCCGCGCGTCGCCTTTGCGGTTCCCAACACACTGACGAATGACGGCCAGCTGATGGTCGATATGACATTCGAAAGCATGGACGATTTTTCGCCCGCCGCCGTCGCAAAGAAAGTCGGCGCGCTTGCGCAATTGCTCGAGGCGCGCACGCAGCTAGCCAACCTGCAAACCTATATGGATGGCAAAAGCGGCGCCGAAAACCTCGTCAGCAAGGTTCTTAAGGACCCAGCGCTGCTCGAGGCACTTGCAAATGCGCCGAAGCCGGCGGAGTCGCTGAAGCCGCAAGCCGCGTCCGCCGGCGAGCCGACGATCAACGAGTGA
- the tssK gene encoding type VI secretion system baseplate subunit TssK, which yields MSWYNKVVWSEGLFLRPQLFQQQERYLESLAHRRSAPLSPFFWGFGRYEIDQESLAFGKLVFKSGMGVFPDGTPFDVPGLTPPPPPLTIGAEHRDQVIYLAVPLRLPNTEETAFTEQSGSLARYVAYDVDLRDSNAIGQGPKPVQLANLRLRLLPEKELTQSWIGIALTRVKTLHADGAVSLDRSEHIPPVTGYGANPLLREWTMQLHGLARLRADALAARLSGTDGRTGAAAEVADYLLLQVLNRYEPLLEHICRLEETAPVDLYRELALFAGELSTFVRPQTRRPAPAPGYDHARLYRSIKPLVDQVHQLLNQVLIRGAQPIALTEQAHGIRTAAVLPTELAGYSSLVLAVGAQMQPDLLQQQFLAQTKISHPQRLPELVRSLLPGLTIAPLPVPPRQIPFNSGFIYFELSRTGPFWEQIARHGGLAMHIGGHFPELKLELWGVRQK from the coding sequence ATGAGTTGGTATAACAAGGTTGTGTGGAGCGAAGGTCTGTTCCTGCGCCCACAACTGTTTCAGCAGCAGGAACGCTACCTCGAGTCGCTCGCGCACCGGCGCAGCGCGCCGCTAAGTCCGTTTTTCTGGGGCTTTGGCCGCTATGAAATCGACCAGGAATCGCTGGCGTTCGGCAAGCTCGTGTTCAAGAGCGGAATGGGCGTGTTTCCGGACGGTACGCCATTCGACGTACCGGGTCTGACGCCGCCGCCTCCGCCGCTGACGATCGGCGCGGAGCATCGCGATCAGGTGATCTACCTGGCGGTGCCGCTGCGTCTGCCGAATACTGAGGAAACCGCCTTTACCGAGCAGAGCGGATCGCTTGCCCGTTACGTTGCGTACGACGTGGATCTGCGAGACAGCAACGCGATTGGCCAAGGGCCGAAGCCTGTACAACTCGCGAATCTGCGTCTGCGGCTGCTGCCGGAGAAGGAGCTCACGCAGTCGTGGATCGGCATTGCGCTGACGCGCGTAAAGACCTTACATGCCGATGGCGCGGTGTCGCTGGACCGATCCGAACACATTCCTCCCGTTACCGGCTATGGTGCGAACCCGCTATTGCGTGAATGGACGATGCAGCTACACGGTCTCGCCAGGCTGCGCGCCGACGCGCTGGCGGCCCGGTTGTCCGGTACCGACGGCCGCACGGGCGCCGCCGCCGAAGTGGCCGACTATCTGCTGCTGCAGGTGCTCAATCGTTATGAGCCGCTGCTCGAGCATATCTGCCGGCTGGAAGAAACGGCACCCGTGGATCTGTATCGCGAGCTCGCTCTCTTTGCTGGTGAGCTGTCTACCTTCGTGCGTCCGCAAACACGGCGTCCGGCGCCCGCGCCTGGTTACGACCACGCGCGGCTATACCGCAGCATCAAGCCGCTGGTCGACCAGGTTCACCAACTGCTGAATCAGGTGCTGATTCGCGGTGCGCAGCCGATTGCGCTCACCGAACAGGCGCACGGCATCCGTACCGCGGCCGTGCTGCCGACCGAACTGGCCGGCTATTCGAGTCTGGTGCTCGCGGTGGGTGCGCAGATGCAACCTGACTTGCTGCAGCAACAGTTCCTCGCGCAGACGAAGATCAGCCACCCTCAGCGACTGCCGGAGCTGGTTCGTTCGCTGTTGCCGGGGTTGACGATCGCGCCGCTGCCGGTGCCGCCGCGTCAGATTCCGTTCAACTCGGGTTTTATCTATTTCGAGCTTTCGCGCACCGGGCCGTTCTGGGAGCAGATCGCTCGCCATGGCGGTCTCGCCATGCACATCGGCGGGCATTTTCCGGAGCTCAAGCTTGAGCTGTGGGGCGTGCGTCAGAAATGA